In Taeniopygia guttata chromosome Z, bTaeGut7.mat, whole genome shotgun sequence, one genomic interval encodes:
- the SREK1 gene encoding splicing regulatory glutamine/lysine-rich protein 1 isoform X2 → MTSLMPGAGLLPIPTPTPLTTLGVSLGTLGAIPAAALDPNITALGEIPQPPIMGNVDPSKIDEIRRTVYVGNLNSQTTTADQLLEFFKQVGEVKFVRMAGDETQPTRFAFVEFADQNSVPRALAFNGVMFGDRPLKINHSNNAIVKPPEMTPQAAAKELEEVMKRVREAQSFISAAIEPESGKSSERKGGRSRSHSRSESRSSSKSRSRRKRSHSKHRSRSGNRSLSRHKDRRRSRSPLKKRSRSMERRKSRSRSRSRDKKRDKEKIKEKEKAKEKEKDRDRDKEKDRDRGKDRERERDKERNREKDKERDKERSKDRERARDKDRDKDKDREKEKEKDKDKEKDKEEVDQNKEKEDTEKEGEKDREKIKDKEGDKDKGGEKEKDRDKEKEKDGDREKEREKERDDKKKKDKRSRTPPRSYSSSRRSRSSSRERRKRKSRSPSKSPKTSKTAKRKSSRTPSPRRNKKEKKRERDTNNERRERERSTSKKKSSKEKEGKEKSDKSTTTLKDKDNNKEDQNSETDKEVDNRDTQRTDEVKLQQNGNCQPNEENLSVKMEEV, encoded by the exons ATGACAAGTCTGATGCCTGGTGCAGGGTTGCTTCCTATACCTACACCAACTCCCTTGACTACA CTTGGTGTTTCACTTGGTACTTTAGGGGCTATACCAGCAGCAGCATTGGATCCTAACATTACAGCACTGGGAGAAATACCACAACCACCAATTATGGGAAATGTGGATCCATCCAAAATTGATGAAATCAGGAGAACAGTCTATGTTGGAAACTTGAATTCCCAG ACTACAACAGCAGATCAGCTGCTTGAATTCTTTAAGCAAGTTGGAGAAGTCAAATTTGTGCGAATGGCAGGTGATGAGACGCAACCAACACGATTTGCTTTTGTGGAATTTGCAGACCAAAATTCTGTACCTCGAGCTCTTGCCTTTAATGGAGTTATGTTTGGAGACCGGCCACTGAA GATAAATCACTCCAATAATGCAATAGTGAAGCCTCCTGAAATGACACCACAAGCTGCTGCCAAGGAGCTAGAAGAAGTGATGAAGAGAGTAAGGGAAGCCCAGTCTTTTATATCTGCTGCTATTGAGCCAG agTCTGGAAAGAGCAGTGAAAGAAAAGGCGGTCGATCTCGTTCCCATTCTCGTTCAGAATCCAGGTCTAGTTCAAAATCCCGATCTAGAAGGAAAAGATCACACTCAAAACACAG AAGTAGATCTGGCAACAGATCTCTCTCAAGACACAAGGACAGACGCAGATCCCGAAGTCCTCTGAAAAAACGGTCTAGATCTATGGAAAGACGGAAATCAAGAAGTCGCTCTCGTTCTCG GGACAagaaaagagacaaagaaaagatcaaggaaaaagaaaaggccaaagaaaaagagaaagacagaGACCGAGACAAAGAGAAGGATAGAGATCGAGGCAAAGACAGGGAAAGAGAGCGAGATAAAGAGAGAAATAGggagaaggacaaggagagagATAAAGAGCGAAGcaaagacagagagagagccCGAGACAAAGACAGGGACAAGGATAAAGatagggagaaggaaaaggaaaaagataaagATAAGGAAAAAGACAAGGAAGAGGTAGAtcagaacaaagaaaaagaagatactgagaaagaaggagagaaggatAGAGAGAAGATTAAAGACAAGGAGGGAGATAAGGACAAAggaggggagaaagaaaaggacagagataaagaaaaggaaaaagatgggGATAGGGAGAAGGAGcgagaaaaagagagagatgataaaaagaagaaagataaGAGATCCCGAACACCCCCAAGAAGCTATAGCTCTTCAAGAAGATCTCGTAGCTCGAGCAG AGAAAGGCGTAAAAGGAAGAGCAGAAGTCCCTCCAAATCTCCTAAAACATCAAAAACGGCAAAAAGAAAGTCTTCACGAACTCCTTCTCCAAGAAG aaacaagaaagaaaaaaagagagaaagagatacaaataatgaaagaagagaaagagaacgCTCgacttcaaagaaaaaaagtagtaaagaaaaagaaggaaaggagaaatcTGACAAAAGCACCACTACTTTGAAG